One region of Drosophila teissieri strain GT53w chromosome 2L, Prin_Dtei_1.1, whole genome shotgun sequence genomic DNA includes:
- the LOC122626131 gene encoding uncharacterized protein LOC122626131 encodes MSTTAAGLKSASKGAYGVGTETDHIITISTASLTESHSENPAKGVVSPVRKPHSLGSEPHSTENTILGDQVNGEPDKKPLHLCRLSQLVSYQSNIADVQHRKGRRLHGLQLPLHPLQLFGWLVLLLFGVASYWVLIPAFHARIQGPLYGLITGLYLVHIASHLTALLTDPADKELRRVHRNDRIVPEFDRSKHSHVIENGRCHLCNIRTSSSRTKHCSVCNKCVGKFDHHCKWLNHCIGSRNYVAFLMCVVSAVVATLVIVAAVVAQIVFYYVQPEWLSFYWCPTESSHPIESGDYINITLSLGNSTMMLIEQHPSEEDAHQETWDEEQANMTISTLPTLLENFTALIEASTTQPGISPTNHTLSQPVVAGIGFNETIFLFLLGVLGLLAAVSAGLLLHLCFFHIYISFLGLTTYEYIRNHRQAQDAKSKQLLEGAPSVGAPKNGNVHFSASLPEPHNPSKSLPGGQQLYCCSSGPHPSQHSQESVGQTEQSLRLHCCASSREFHQSGQAIYVCSLLEEAVPQVQVEPDTLSSFHCCSSFAASSLQRRVSLAKGSLISAEPRHLRPATYLQYTEQCTLCTFRLRRGSGPGTGSSGAVSSAGGSSSTRTLTSQTGGSSASATAAGNISKHQRWRRKWNCCAAVPDSPDLPNDLLAALTFRESEEAAAAAKLNSQELPIQFIRTLNGGLDQELPLKATTATPTPPRSSRLRYMLRLLGRYRRPRCRHGAHHGIAAKEHHNIGGSAIKQNQIRPLQLQAAGRGYANSTATPTPPASSPSRSSLESSDLSTSTSPSCGNKELMLLPTSVIRDDSVTTYTLTLPPALPPPTRRKMHQTTQELAELAETLGFASNLQHSQHSSQTNSRTLPSFGNVYRRQRRKHFLRTRSPTLSPIHESGLSNPTSPQPLRHHHQNLSNSNSNPAKAMSSPILNRSSGSANSSALLVQNLCSLAGETLRKTASNSSLQSLSSNSSST; translated from the coding sequence ATGTCCACAACAGCAGCTGGACTAAAGTCGGCATCCAAAGGAGCCTACGGTGTCGGGACGGAGACGGATCACATCATAACCATCAGCACTGCCAGCTTGACGGAGTCGCACAGCGAAAATCCCGCAAAGGGAGTAGTCAGTCCGGTCAGAAAACCCCATTCCCTGGGAAGTGAGCCCCATTCTACAGAAAACACAATTCTCGGTGACCAAGTGAACGGTGAGCCAGATAAGAAACCCCTCCACTTGTGCCGGCTGTCGCAGTTGGTGAGCTACCAGAGTAACATCGCTGATGTCCAGCACCGGAAGGGCAGACGCCTCCACGGATTGCAGCTGCCCCTGCATCCACTCCAGCTTTTTGGCTGGCTGGTGCTCCTTCTGTTTGGAGTGGCTAGCTACTGGGTGCTTATTCCGGCCTTTCATGCCCGTATTCAAGGACCACTGTACGGACTGATCACCGGGCTCTATCTGGTGCACATTGCCTCTCATCTGACGGCCTTACTCACAGATCCTGCGGACAAGGAGTTGCGGCGAGTGCATCGCAACGATCGGATTGTCCCGGAGTTTGACCGGTCGAAGCACAGTCACGTGATAGAAAACGGAAGGTGCCATCTGTGCAACATCCGGACCTCCTCCAGCCGCACCAAGCACTGCTCCGTGTGCAACAAGTGCGTGGGCAAGTTTGATCACCACTGTAAGTGGCTGAACCACTGCATCGGATCGCGTAACTATGTGGCCTTCCTGATGTGCGTGGTCAGCGCTGTGGTGGCCACCCTGGTCATCGTGGCCGCCGTGGTGGCCCAGATCGTCTTCTACTACGTCCAGCCTGAGTGGTTGAGCTTCTACTGGTGCCCCACGGAGTCGAGCCACCCAATCGAAAGCGGCGACTACATAAACATCACCCTGAGCCTGGGCAACAGCACCATGATGCTAATAGAGCAGCACCCTTCGGAGGAGGACGCGCATCAGGAAACCTGGGACGAGGAGCAGGCAAATATGACCATCTCAACACTGCCCACCCTTCTGGAGAATTTTACAGCTCTTATAGAAGCAAGCACAACGCAGCCTGGGATTAGTCCCACTAATCACACCCTATCGCAGCCAGTAGTGGCCGGAATCGGATTCAACGAaaccattttccttttccttctgGGAGTTCTGGGACTGCTCGCCGCCGTGAGTGCGGGATTGCTGCTCCACCTGTGCTTCTTTCACATTTACATCTCGTTCCTGGGACTGACCACCTATGAATACATTAGGAACCACCGTCAGGCCCAGGATGCCAAGAGCAAGCAGCTCCTGGAGGGAGCTCCCAGCGTGGGAGCGCCCAAAAATGGAAACGTACACTTCTCGGCTTCGTTGCCCGAGCCACATAATCCGTCCAAGTCCTTACCAGGAGGTCAGCAGCTCTACTGCTGTTCCAGTGGCCCACATCCCAGCCAGCACTCACAGGAATCGGTTGGTCAAACGGAGCAATCCCTGCGGTTGCACTGCTGTGCCAGCTCCAGGGAGTTTCACCAGAGCGGGCAGGCCATCTACGTTTGCTCGCTGCTGGAGGAGGCAGTTCCGCAAGTCCAGGTTGAACCGGATACGCTGAGTAGCTTCCACTGTTGCTCTAGCTTTGCCGCTAGTTCCCTGCAGCGCAGGGTCAGCTTGGCCAAAGGATCGCTGATCTCAGCCGAGCCGCGTCATCTGAGACCAGCGACGTATCTGCAGTACACCGAGCAGTGTACGCTCTGCACTTTCCGTCTTAGAAGAGGATCAGGACCAGGGACAGGATCTTCAGGAGCTGTGAGCAGCGCCGGCGGAAGTAGTAGCACTCGCACACTGACCAGTCAAACGGGCGGCTCCTCCGCCTCGGCCACAGCAGCCGGGAATATCTCCAAGCATCAGCGGTGGCGCAGGAAATGGAACTGCTGCGCCGCGGTTCCAGATAGCCCCGACTTGCCCAATGACCTCCTCGCTGCCCTAACGTTCCGCGAAAGCgaggaagcagcagcagcagccaagcTAAACAGCCAAGAGCTGCCTATCCAGTTTATACGCACGCTAAACGGCGGCTTGGATCAGGAGCTGCCTCTGAAGGCGACAACAGCCACTCCCACGCCACCGAGAAGTTCCCGTCTTCGCTACATGCTGCGTCTACTGGGACGCTATCGAAGACCACGCTGTCGCCATGGGGCCCATCATGGAATCGCTGCCAAAGAGCACCACAATATCGGTGGCTCTGCcatcaaacaaaatcaaatacGTCCGCTGCAACTGCAGGCAGCCGGGCGTGGCTATGCCAATTCCACTGCCACGCCAACGCCTCCCGCAAGCTCGCCCAGCAGAAGTTCCTTGGAGAGCAGCGATCTGAGCACCAGCACGAGTCCTTCGTGCGGCAACAAGgagctgatgctgctgcccaCATCCGTGATAAGAGACGACAGCGTGACCACCTACACGCTGACCTTGCCGCCTGCCCTGCCACCGCCCACGAGGAGAAAAATGCACCAGACCACCCAGGAGCTGGCGGAGTTGGCAGAGACTTTGGGGTTCGCCAGCAACTTGCAGCACAGTCAGCATAGCAGCCAGACCAACAGTCGAACGCTGCCCAGTTTCGGGAATGTCTACCGCCGGCAGAG